The Phragmites australis chromosome 1, lpPhrAust1.1, whole genome shotgun sequence genomic interval ataCCATCTATTTTCTttatccggtggtttagattggcctaatgatactctatcgcccaccAGTATTataggtatcattaaagagtatcatgggtatcataaaagtaggattggaaaaaaaaaaacatgataaatttgtaaattatatgtttaattaaggaaggtcaaaatgttagtttatttttcgaataagctttcacttattctgttcatttcatttattagggttttcaccTTCCGTCGGCCGatcgatgatgggtggcgaagaTCCGAAGTTcgatcagtcaatgacgtaattacccctaagggtaccaagataattacaataatatatattaaaatggacggttggattACAACAATAATACTCTTCACCATCTAGTATCATGATGTACTGTAAAAGTTCCAAAAGACCATCACGAATGCGATAGTTGTCGCAACCTAAGTTAATaccgccgcctcggcctccgCAACTGCCATCAACACCGCACTTGATCTTGTCGACGGCCATCAGTATAACTATGGCTACGGAGTAGCATCCATAAAATTGCACACCTATCGATCAGGCCGGCTACCACCGCACGAACGAACCAGAACGATCAATCCATGTGGGATGTAGCAGACGCGAATGAATCTAACCTGAATCTTCGATGCCCCAATGGCCAGCCCAAGAGCTCAGCTGACGATCCGGATCAGGATTTGGATCCCTCAGCTGAAGCTAGCGTGCAACTTGCTGCCACAGCCATCGATCCCAACTCCCGAGCAGAATCTGACACCATCTCCCTCCGCTTTCTGTTACCGCcatcaattcaattcaaatccttCCCGCCGCAAAGGCGAAGCTCCTCTCGCCGCTCCGCGCTATAAATACGCGCCCTCCCTTCTCCTCCCCAATCATCAGCTCACACTCCAAGCCGAGTGATCGAGCCCACCATTCTGAAGGCACTCACTACTACAGCTCGTAGTAACACAAACTGGTGTTAGCTTGTACTTGCACGATGGCGCAGCTCGCTAGGCAGCTTCTTCTGGTGGccctggtggtggtggtgtcgtCCATGGCGGCCGTGGAGCTGTGCCGCGCCATCCCGTTCGACGAGCGGGACTTGGCATCGGAGGAGGCTCTGTGGGACCTGTACGAGCGGTGGCAGGTGCACCACCAGGTGCAAAGGCACCACGGCGAGAAGGGACGCCGGTTCGGCACCTTCAAGGACAACGTGCGCTTCATCCACGCGCACAACAAGCGCGGCGACCGTCCCTACCGCCTCCGCCTCAACCGCTTCGGCGACATGGGCCAGGAGGAGTTCCGCGCCACGTTCGCCAGTTCCCGCATCAACGACCTTCGCCGGGAGGGCCCCCCCGCGCCGGCCGTGCCGGGGTTCATGTACGCCGGCGTCAGTGACCTGCCGCGGTCCGTGGACTGGCGCCAGAGGGGCGCGGTCACCGCCGTCAAGGACCAGGGCAAGTGCGGCAGCTGCTGGGCCTTCTCGGCGGTGGTGGCCGTGGAGGGCATCAACGCCATCCGGACGGGGAGGCTGATCTCCCTGTCGGAGCAGGAGCTGGTCGACTGCGACACGGCGGAAAGCGGTTGCCAGGGAGGGCTGATGGAGAACGCCTTCGACTTCATTAAGGCCCACGGCGGCGTGACCACGGAGGCGGCGTACCCGTACCGCGCGGCCAACGGCACGTGCGACAACGTCAGGGCTCGGCGCAAGCCGTTGGTGGTGATCGACGGGCACCAGATGGTGCCGGTCAATAGCGAGGACGCGCTggccaaggcggtggtgaaccAGCCGGTGTCCGTGGCCATCGACGCGGGCGGCCAGGCGTTCCAGTTCTACTCGGAGGGCGTGTTCACGGGCGACTGCGGCACGGACCTGGACCACGGCGTGGCGGCAGTCGGGTACGGCGTGAGCGACGACGGCATGGCGTACTGGATCGTGAAGAACTCGTGGGGCCCCGTGTGGGGAGAGGCCGGGT includes:
- the LOC133890726 gene encoding cysteine endopeptidase Rep1-like; its protein translation is MAQLARQLLLVALVVVVSSMAAVELCRAIPFDERDLASEEALWDLYERWQVHHQVQRHHGEKGRRFGTFKDNVRFIHAHNKRGDRPYRLRLNRFGDMGQEEFRATFASSRINDLRREGPPAPAVPGFMYAGVSDLPRSVDWRQRGAVTAVKDQGKCGSCWAFSAVVAVEGINAIRTGRLISLSEQELVDCDTAESGCQGGLMENAFDFIKAHGGVTTEAAYPYRAANGTCDNVRARRKPLVVIDGHQMVPVNSEDALAKAVVNQPVSVAIDAGGQAFQFYSEGVFTGDCGTDLDHGVAAVGYGVSDDGMAYWIVKNSWGPVWGEAGYIRMQRGTGDGGLCGIAMEASFPIKTSPNPVPKPRRALISKDSSSQ